The following are from one region of the Hydrogenophaga sp. BPS33 genome:
- a CDS encoding biotin/lipoyl-binding carrier protein has translation MTKSVEVISEISGNVWKVEAQPGQTVAEGDVLVVVESMKMEIPVEAPCAGVLRSLSCQEGQPVREGEVIGVVDAA, from the coding sequence ATGACGAAGTCGGTGGAAGTCATCTCGGAGATCTCCGGGAACGTTTGGAAGGTCGAAGCACAGCCCGGCCAGACCGTGGCCGAGGGCGATGTGCTCGTCGTCGTCGAGTCGATGAAGATGGAGATTCCGGTGGAGGCGCCCTGTGCCGGTGTGCTGCGCTCGCTGTCCTGCCAGGAAGGGCAGCCGGTGCGCGAAGGCGAGGTGATCGGTGTGGTGGACGCGGCATGA